The Bifidobacterium asteroides genomic interval GTGGCGGAAGCTTCAGGTCCGGGTCCGGCTGGTAGGGGACTGCCTGGCCGCCCTGGTCGACCAGGACCTCACGCAGGCCGGGCGCGTAGACCTCAACGGAATCAGGCCGGTTCTCATCGGGGTTGGTCAGGGCTATGGCGCTCTGCTCCCCCAGATGCTCGATGTCCAGGGCCTTTCGCGAGGCCATATGGATGATCCGCTCGGTCAGCTGGGCCGGGCAGGACTCCACGTTGGGGCAGCGGATGTCCACATCGCCCTCCTTTGCCGGAGCCAGACGGGCGCCACAGCTGGGGCAGGTCTCGGGCATGACGAAGGGTCTCAGCTCCTTCTCGCGCCCCTTCCTGGCCTCGACGACCGGTCCGACCAGCTCGGGGATCACATCGCCCGCCTTGCGGACCACGACCGTGTCCCCGATCAGAATGCCCTTGCGCTTGACCTCGGAGGCGTTGTGGAGGGTGGTCCTGGAGACCGTGGACCCGGCCACGGTGACCGGGGTGAGCACAGCCACCGGGGTGATTCGCCCGGTCCGGCCCACCTGGACAGTGATGTCCAGAAGCCGGGTATTGACCTCCTCCGGCGGATACTTGTATGCCACGGCCCAGCGGGGGGCGCGTGAGGTGGCACCCAGCCTGCGTTGAAGATCTCGGTCCTGAAGCTTGACCACGATGCCGTCCAGGGCGTGCTCGATGTCATTGCGGTGCTGGCCATAATAGTCGATCATGTCCAGGATCTGGTCGAAGGAGGTGACGACCCGGTTGTGGGGAGAGACCGGAATCCCCCACTGCTTGTAGAGGTCGTAGGCCTGGGACTGATCGATGACCTCGTCGTGGGTCCCCTTGGGATGGGCCGGGCCCCACCTCATGGAGCCCAGGCCATGGGCGTAGAAGCTCAGACGACGGCTGGCCGTGATGCGCGGGTCCTTCTGCCTCAAGGACCCGGCGGCGGCGTTGCGAGGGTTGGCGAAGGGCGCCTTGCCCTCCTTCTCCTGCTGCTCATTGAGAGCGTTGAAGTCGTCGAACCGCATGAAGACCTCGCCGCGGACCTCCACGAACTCAGGGATGTCGCGGGCCGGGCCGGACAGGTTCTGCGGAATGCTTGGGATGGTCCGGACGTTCAGGGTGATATCCTCTCCGGTCACCCCGTCCCCCCTGGTCAGACCCTGCTCCAGGACCCCATTGCGGTAGAGAAGGTTGAGGGCCAGGCCGTCGATCTTGACCTCGCTGGTCATGGGCAGGGCCTTGTCCTCTGGCCAGTCAAGCTCGCTGCGAAGCCCCTCATACCACTGGCGCAGCTCGGCGAC includes:
- the ligA gene encoding NAD-dependent DNA ligase LigA; the encoded protein is MHDKTAQEDIQQTSDEDGNAQSRPRPGTDRWIASLQPDDADAMRLGELDLDSLGAQQAQRLWSRLAAWVESDQVAYYIDDAPVSSDAAYDARMRCLQELESRFPSLDTPQSPTHRVGGTFSNDFASVRHPSQMLSLDDVFSVAELRQWYEGLRSELDWPEDKALPMTSEVKIDGLALNLLYRNGVLEQGLTRGDGVTGEDITLNVRTIPSIPQNLSGPARDIPEFVEVRGEVFMRFDDFNALNEQQEKEGKAPFANPRNAAAGSLRQKDPRITASRRLSFYAHGLGSMRWGPAHPKGTHDEVIDQSQAYDLYKQWGIPVSPHNRVVTSFDQILDMIDYYGQHRNDIEHALDGIVVKLQDRDLQRRLGATSRAPRWAVAYKYPPEEVNTRLLDITVQVGRTGRITPVAVLTPVTVAGSTVSRTTLHNASEVKRKGILIGDTVVVRKAGDVIPELVGPVVEARKGREKELRPFVMPETCPSCGARLAPAKEGDVDIRCPNVESCPAQLTERIIHMASRKALDIEHLGEQSAIALTNPDENRPDSVEVYAPGLREVLVDQGGQAVPYQPDPDLKLPPRQDPVLTSEAGLFDLKVEDLRQVYVWREVPLMEQVEVEGRQGRAAAKRRTGGSGLWYRVPAFYNLPKGAQAGQGERAMNSHETQVQEAALDSADAQPSRNTLQMLEEIDKAKHADLWRVLVALSIRHLGPTSARAIATRFPSLKAVEEASVEDLSELDGVGPEIAHSIHDWFQGARQPGDWRGRILDAWQAAGVGAHVERSTKPQTLKGMTVVVTGSLEDFSRDSAKEAIVERGGKASGSVSKKTTYVVVGANPGSKADKAESLGLPILDEAAFHRLLDTGDPSPAQG